In Tachysurus vachellii isolate PV-2020 chromosome 3, HZAU_Pvac_v1, whole genome shotgun sequence, one genomic interval encodes:
- the tmem165 gene encoding transmembrane protein 165 has protein sequence MPPRADFRLYEAKFLFVLLVVSAGRVSGIQEENKLAEVQQPAEKAPTGQPAAPVISPDEPSKGNLGFIHAFVAAISVIIVSELGDKTFFIAAIMAMRYNRLTVLAGAMLALGLMTCLSVLFGYATTIIPRIYTYYISTALFAIFGVRMLREGLRMSADEGQEELEEVQAEIKKKDEELQRYKLANGAPDVEAGSAAAASPQRKWHNFISPIFIQALSLTFLAEWGDRSQLATIVLAAREDPFGVAVGGTLGHCLCTGLAVVGGRMVAQKISVRTVTIIGGIVFLAFAFSALFIKPDTGF, from the exons ATGCCTCCCCGGGCCGATTTTCGGCTTTACGAGGCGAAGTTTTTGTTTGTGCTTCTGGTCGTGAGTGCAGGACGAGTCTCGGGGATTCAGGAGGAAAACAAATTAGCTGAAGTGCAGCAGCCCGCTGAG AAAGCTCCAACCGGCCAACCTGCAGCTCCAGTCATCAGTCCAGACGAGCCGAGTAAAGGCAACCTGGGATTTATCCATGCGTTTGTGGCAGCAATTTCGGTCATCATCGTCTCCGAGCTGGGAGATAAGACTTTCTTCATTGCCGCTATCATGGCCATGCGATATAACCGTCTCACTGTTTTAGCAGGGGCCATGCTAGCTCTAGGTCTTATGACCTGCCTGTCAG TACTCTTTGGTTACGCCACCACCATTATCCCACGGATCTACACTTACTACATCTCCACCGCACTGTTTGCCATCTTTGGTGTAAGGATGCTGAGAGAGGGGCTGAGGATGAGTGCTGATGAAGGCCAGGAGGAGCTTGAAGAGGTGCAGGCTGAGATTAAGAAGAAAGATGAGGAG CTTCAGCGTTATAAACTGGCCAACGGGGCTCCTGACGTAGAGGCAGGTTCGGCGGCGGCCGCGTCGCCTCAGAGGAAGTGGCACAATTTTATCTCGCCCATCTTCATCCaagcactctcactcactttcctTGCCGAGTGGGGGGACCGCTCTCAGCTCGCTACCATCGTCCTGGCTGCACGGGAG GATCCTTTTGGTGTGGCGGTGGGAGGAACTCTGGGGCATTGCCTCTGTACAGGTTTGGCTGTGGTTGGTGGAAGGATGGTGGCTCAGAAGATATCCGTCAGGACAG TTACGATCATCGGTGGAATCGTGTTCCTCGCCTTCGCTTTCTCGGCCCTCTTCATCAAGCCGGATACCGGATTCTGA